A stretch of the Bacillus licheniformis DSM 13 = ATCC 14580 genome encodes the following:
- the gltB gene encoding glutamate synthase large subunit, whose product MTYNQLPKAQGLYRPEFEHDACGIGLYAHLKGLPTHDIVKKGLQMLCQLDHRGGQGSDPHTGDGAGIMMQIPDAFFKKVCADFNLPEKGRYGVGMIFFSKDDSGREKSEARINELIEQEGQTVLGWRTAPVNVGKIGTVAQESAPVVRQVFIGANEALKDNLAFERKLYIIRKQAENWAKEHEKTFYFVSLSSNTIVYKGLLTPEQVDAFYEDLQDEDFVSAFSLVHSRFSTNTFPSWERAHPNRYLIHNGEINTLRGNMNWMKAREQQFVSEAFGEDLPKVLPILDENGSDSSILDNAFEFFVLAGRKPAHAAMMLIPEPWNENPYMSKEKKAFYEYHSSLMEPWDGPTAISFTNGKQIGAILDRNGLRPARYYVTKDDYLIFSSEVGVIDVEQENILYKDRLDPGKMLLVDLEEGRIISDEEVKSEIAGEFPYQEWLSKELVHVSNDIEETEEKSVPDLLTRQKAFGFTYEDIHKYLIPVITEGKDPLGSMGHDVPLAVLSDRPQSLFNYFKQLFAQVTNPPIDAIREQIVTSTLTWLGAEGDILHPNESSCRRIKLYTPVLTNAQFNSLKGLVHKDFKSKTIHTLFTDDLKSGLEDMFKEADRAIAEGVTLLILSDRKMDGQKAPIPALLAVSALHQYLVRAGKRTKVSIIAQSGEAREVHHFAALIGYGADAIHPYLTYATYKQAIEDGALSISYEEAVTKYSKSVTEGVVKVMSKMGISTVQSYRGAQIFEAVGISKDVIDSYFTGTASQLGGIGLDTIAEEAKRRHREAYEDTFSETLDSGSDFQWRKGGEHHAFNPKTIHTLQWACRKGDYSLFKQYSKAADEERIGFLRNLFSFDENRKPLPLEEVESAESIVRRFKTGAMSFGSLSKEAHEALAIAMNRLGGKSNSGEGGEDPARFTPDANGDNRRSAIKQIASGRFGVKSHYLVNADELQIKMAQGAKPGEGGQLPGNKVYPWVANVRGSTPGVGLISPPPHHDIYSIEDLAQLIHDLKNANRDARISVKLVAKAGVGTIAAGVAKATADVIVISGYDGGTGASPKTSIKHTGLPWELGLAEAHQTLMMNGLRERVVLETDGKLMTGRDVVMAALLGAEEFGFATAPLVVLGCVMMRACHLDTCPVGVATQNPELRKKFMGDPDHIVNYMLFVAEEVRELMAQLGFRTVDEMVGRTDVLRVSERAKAHWKAGQLDLSSLLYQPEGTRTFRTPQNHKIDESLDVTQILPAVQSAVENGTPVEASFEIRNINRVTGAITGSEISKRYGEEGLPEDTITLRFTGSAGQSFGAFVPKGMTMYLTGDANDYIGKGLSGGKIAVKAPDEFNPAFRENVIVGNVAFYGATSGEAYINGLAGERFAVRNSGVSVVVEGIGDHGCEYMTGGRVAILGDVGKNFAAGMSGGIAYVYAEDKKAFKRKCNPEMIEFETLEAPEEIAELKTMIENHYKYTESSKAASILDHWEEAVGRFVKVIPKDFKQMIERIKEQKEAGLSDEEALMYAFEAGTKQKIEPSAAASSKEAVAQ is encoded by the coding sequence ATGACTTATAATCAACTACCAAAGGCACAAGGTCTCTACCGTCCTGAATTTGAACATGATGCATGCGGAATCGGCCTTTATGCTCATTTGAAGGGCCTTCCTACTCATGATATTGTCAAAAAAGGATTGCAAATGCTTTGCCAATTGGACCACCGGGGCGGTCAGGGCAGTGACCCGCATACCGGAGACGGGGCAGGCATCATGATGCAGATTCCGGATGCTTTTTTTAAAAAAGTCTGCGCCGATTTCAACTTGCCTGAAAAAGGACGCTACGGCGTCGGGATGATCTTCTTTTCGAAAGACGACAGCGGGCGCGAAAAATCCGAAGCGCGCATTAACGAGCTGATCGAACAGGAAGGGCAGACGGTACTCGGCTGGCGAACTGCACCTGTAAATGTCGGAAAAATCGGAACAGTCGCACAAGAAAGCGCGCCAGTCGTCCGCCAGGTATTTATCGGAGCAAATGAAGCGCTGAAAGACAATTTGGCATTTGAACGCAAGTTGTACATCATTCGCAAACAGGCCGAAAATTGGGCAAAAGAACACGAGAAAACGTTCTATTTCGTCAGCCTCTCGAGCAATACCATCGTATATAAAGGTCTTTTAACGCCCGAGCAGGTTGATGCCTTCTATGAAGATTTGCAAGACGAGGACTTCGTCTCGGCTTTTTCTTTGGTTCACTCCCGTTTCAGCACAAACACGTTTCCGAGCTGGGAAAGGGCGCACCCGAACCGTTATTTGATCCACAACGGGGAAATCAATACGCTGCGCGGCAATATGAACTGGATGAAAGCGAGGGAGCAGCAGTTTGTTTCTGAAGCGTTCGGTGAAGACTTGCCGAAGGTTTTGCCGATTCTCGATGAAAATGGAAGCGACTCCTCGATACTGGATAACGCTTTTGAATTCTTTGTACTGGCTGGAAGAAAGCCGGCCCATGCTGCAATGATGCTGATTCCGGAGCCGTGGAACGAGAACCCGTACATGTCAAAAGAAAAGAAGGCATTTTACGAATATCACAGCTCTTTAATGGAGCCTTGGGACGGCCCGACTGCGATTTCTTTTACAAACGGAAAACAGATCGGAGCCATTTTAGACCGGAACGGACTCAGACCCGCTCGCTATTATGTCACTAAAGACGACTACCTTATTTTTTCTTCCGAAGTCGGCGTAATTGATGTCGAACAGGAAAACATTTTATATAAAGACCGGCTGGATCCCGGAAAAATGCTGCTTGTTGATCTTGAAGAAGGACGTATTATCTCCGATGAAGAAGTCAAATCCGAAATCGCCGGAGAGTTTCCGTACCAGGAATGGCTCAGTAAAGAACTGGTTCATGTCTCAAACGACATTGAGGAAACCGAAGAAAAATCTGTGCCTGATCTGCTGACCCGCCAGAAAGCATTCGGTTTTACGTACGAAGATATTCACAAGTATTTAATTCCTGTCATTACAGAAGGCAAAGACCCGCTCGGTTCAATGGGTCACGATGTCCCGCTGGCGGTGTTGTCAGACCGTCCGCAATCGCTGTTCAACTATTTTAAACAGCTGTTTGCACAGGTTACCAATCCGCCGATTGATGCAATCCGCGAGCAGATCGTCACATCGACATTGACATGGCTCGGAGCGGAAGGCGATATTCTCCATCCGAACGAAAGCAGCTGCCGCCGGATTAAATTGTATACACCGGTCTTGACGAACGCGCAGTTCAATTCTTTAAAGGGGCTTGTACACAAAGATTTCAAAAGCAAGACGATTCACACGCTCTTTACAGACGACTTGAAGAGCGGACTCGAAGATATGTTTAAAGAAGCGGACAGAGCGATCGCCGAAGGCGTGACACTCCTTATCTTATCCGACCGCAAAATGGACGGTCAAAAAGCGCCGATTCCTGCGCTGCTAGCCGTCAGTGCCTTGCATCAATATTTGGTCCGTGCAGGAAAGCGCACAAAAGTCAGCATTATCGCCCAATCGGGTGAAGCGCGCGAAGTTCATCATTTTGCCGCCTTGATCGGCTACGGAGCGGATGCCATTCATCCGTACCTCACATATGCGACATACAAGCAGGCGATTGAAGACGGAGCGCTCTCCATCAGTTATGAAGAAGCTGTAACAAAATACAGCAAAAGCGTGACAGAAGGCGTCGTAAAAGTGATGTCAAAAATGGGTATTTCCACAGTCCAAAGCTACAGGGGCGCACAGATTTTTGAAGCGGTCGGAATCAGCAAGGACGTCATAGACAGCTATTTCACAGGAACGGCTTCACAGCTCGGCGGAATCGGTTTGGACACGATTGCCGAAGAAGCGAAGCGCCGCCACAGGGAAGCTTATGAAGATACATTCAGTGAAACGCTTGATTCTGGTAGCGATTTTCAATGGAGAAAAGGCGGGGAACACCACGCTTTTAATCCGAAAACGATTCACACGCTGCAATGGGCCTGCCGCAAAGGTGATTACAGCCTGTTTAAACAATATTCGAAAGCGGCTGATGAAGAAAGAATCGGTTTTCTCCGCAACCTCTTCTCGTTTGATGAAAACCGGAAGCCGCTGCCGCTTGAAGAAGTCGAATCCGCTGAATCAATTGTACGCCGCTTTAAAACAGGGGCGATGTCATTCGGCTCTTTAAGCAAGGAAGCCCATGAAGCGCTGGCGATTGCAATGAACCGTCTCGGAGGAAAAAGCAACAGCGGGGAAGGCGGAGAAGATCCGGCGCGCTTTACGCCTGACGCCAATGGTGATAACCGCCGCAGCGCGATCAAGCAAATCGCTTCAGGCCGTTTCGGTGTGAAAAGCCACTATCTCGTCAATGCCGACGAGCTGCAAATTAAGATGGCGCAGGGTGCAAAACCGGGGGAAGGCGGACAGCTCCCTGGCAACAAAGTGTATCCATGGGTTGCCAATGTACGCGGATCTACGCCTGGGGTCGGCTTGATTTCACCGCCGCCGCACCACGATATCTACTCGATTGAAGATTTGGCGCAGCTGATTCATGATTTGAAAAACGCCAACCGCGATGCACGGATCAGCGTAAAGCTTGTCGCTAAAGCCGGAGTAGGCACGATTGCAGCCGGAGTCGCCAAAGCGACGGCCGATGTCATCGTCATCAGCGGCTATGACGGGGGCACTGGAGCATCACCGAAAACAAGTATTAAGCATACCGGCCTCCCATGGGAGCTTGGACTCGCAGAAGCTCATCAAACACTGATGATGAACGGTTTGCGCGAACGCGTCGTATTGGAAACAGACGGAAAATTAATGACGGGCAGAGACGTTGTCATGGCTGCGCTTTTAGGAGCCGAAGAATTCGGTTTTGCAACGGCACCGCTCGTTGTTCTCGGCTGCGTCATGATGAGAGCCTGCCATTTGGATACGTGCCCTGTCGGGGTAGCGACGCAAAACCCTGAGCTTCGCAAAAAGTTCATGGGCGATCCAGATCACATCGTGAATTACATGCTCTTTGTCGCAGAAGAAGTTCGCGAATTGATGGCCCAGCTCGGTTTCAGAACGGTTGATGAAATGGTGGGCCGCACGGATGTCCTGCGTGTCAGCGAACGGGCCAAAGCGCATTGGAAAGCGGGTCAGCTCGATTTATCAAGCCTGCTTTACCAGCCGGAAGGCACACGTACATTCCGTACGCCGCAAAACCATAAAATCGATGAATCGCTCGATGTTACGCAAATCTTACCGGCCGTGCAGTCAGCTGTTGAAAACGGTACGCCTGTAGAAGCGTCTTTTGAAATCCGCAACATCAACCGTGTAACAGGAGCCATAACCGGAAGCGAAATTTCTAAGCGCTACGGCGAAGAAGGTCTCCCTGAAGATACGATTACGCTCCGATTCACAGGTTCAGCGGGGCAAAGCTTTGGAGCGTTCGTACCAAAAGGAATGACGATGTATTTGACAGGAGATGCCAATGATTACATCGGCAAAGGTCTTTCAGGCGGAAAAATCGCCGTCAAAGCGCCTGACGAATTCAACCCTGCATTCCGTGAAAATGTTATTGTCGGAAACGTCGCGTTTTACGGCGCTACAAGCGGAGAAGCTTATATTAACGGACTCGCGGGCGAACGGTTTGCCGTCAGAAACAGCGGAGTCAGCGTTGTCGTTGAAGGCATCGGCGACCATGGATGCGAATACATGACCGGCGGGCGCGTCGCCATTCTCGGAGACGTCGGCAAAAACTTTGCCGCAGGCATGTCAGGCGGAATCGCCTACGTATACGCCGAAGACAAAAAAGCCTTTAAACGGAAATGCAATCCTGAAATGATCGAGTTTGAAACACTTGAAGCACCTGAGGAAATCGCTGAACTGAAAACGATGATCGAAAACCATTACAAATATACCGAAAGCTCAAAAGCAGCTTCGATACTGGATCATTGGGAAGAGGCCGTCGGTCGGTTTGTGAAAGTGATTCCGAAAGACTTCAAGCAAATGATAGAGCGGATTAAAGAGCAGAAAGAAGCCGGCTTGTCTGATGAAGAAGCGTTGATGTACGCGTTTGAAGCCGGTACGAAACAAAAGATTGAACCATCTGCGGCTGCTTCATCAAAAGAAGCGGTGGCACAGTAA
- a CDS encoding LysR family transcriptional regulator, producing the protein MELRQLHYFMEVAEREHVSEAAMHLHVAQSAISRQIANLEEELGVDLFEREGRNVKLTPIGRQFLDHIKTAMKAIDFAKEQIDEYLDPNRGTVKIGFPTSLAGQFLPTVISAFKEEHPNVAFLLRQGSYKFLIEAVKNRDIDLAFLGPVPSNIAEIKGDILFSESLLALVPVNHPLSGQKSLHLGDLRNDQYVLFPDGYILRKMAVDACKQVGYTPKISSEGEDLDAIKGLVSADMGVTLLPESAFNETAPRFTKKIPIDYPQVKRTVGIITPKNRELSPSAKVFYQFVKKFFSRLQQYQ; encoded by the coding sequence ATGGAATTACGCCAATTGCATTACTTTATGGAAGTTGCGGAAAGAGAGCATGTATCGGAAGCGGCCATGCACCTTCATGTCGCTCAGTCGGCGATCAGCAGGCAGATCGCCAATCTAGAGGAAGAGCTCGGCGTTGATTTGTTTGAGCGCGAAGGCCGGAATGTGAAGCTGACTCCGATTGGGAGGCAGTTTTTAGACCATATTAAAACGGCGATGAAAGCGATCGATTTTGCGAAGGAACAAATCGACGAGTATTTGGACCCGAATCGCGGGACCGTTAAAATCGGTTTCCCGACAAGCCTTGCGGGCCAGTTCCTCCCGACCGTCATTTCCGCTTTTAAAGAGGAGCATCCTAATGTCGCTTTTCTTTTAAGACAGGGATCTTATAAATTTTTAATCGAAGCGGTGAAAAACAGGGATATCGATTTGGCTTTTCTCGGTCCCGTCCCGTCAAACATTGCCGAGATTAAAGGAGACATTTTGTTTTCGGAGAGCCTTCTGGCGCTCGTGCCGGTCAATCATCCGTTGTCAGGCCAGAAAAGTCTTCATCTCGGCGATCTCAGAAATGATCAGTATGTGCTGTTTCCTGACGGGTACATTCTCCGAAAAATGGCTGTTGACGCATGCAAGCAAGTCGGATATACGCCTAAAATTTCCTCGGAGGGCGAAGATTTGGATGCGATCAAAGGGCTTGTTTCTGCTGATATGGGGGTGACGCTTTTGCCGGAAAGCGCCTTTAATGAAACGGCACCCCGTTTTACAAAGAAGATTCCGATTGATTATCCGCAGGTAAAGCGCACGGTCGGGATCATCACCCCTAAAAACAGGGAGCTTTCCCCTTCTGCAAAAGTCTTTTATCAGTTCGTAAAGAAGTTTTTTTCTCGCCTTCAGCAATATCAATAA
- a CDS encoding di-heme oxidoredictase family protein has protein sequence MMNKHKWLAAIAIIAILAVIGYFTVRHLEPEYAYMPPKEKVISKEKRLHGYDLWGAFTPDKPASAGEGAVKVDDRLLDLGRETFYKETFGNEVFLTDIVGLLDGPITAANMTKAIAGLKGKGTTNLRIELAETVKVGGKTFKKGEKIDTGIDVAKGAYAPLGMPFKYADGKIKAGISCAACHATVDSKTMKVMEGVTNSDLNTGLMLALATNSAAYFTHAEIHNIKQFMNDKSPVITARNGKKERLPDPDRLEDAVDRIFLKWPRGFFDSTIDMKSNPTQIPDAYTLGDHPYSWSGVAMAGPFKGLTVFSNNVHAQNSDSLSQSPASRALFGMSEDVYIGTILQRAPASTYRYQPKKGESPTAFFKKADPTPGVPGVNQMVKPPSFPKITLAAPDGVHVSSPGRNVNEENNAVSAWQNTLRPPEPRQKTDGQTIRRGRRVFEQAGCISCHAGRYLTNNKVISAETIGTEPTRAQSFKKAESIFGKSLVHSPDTPVPLPRKPEVLKVPTAGFDPEQIKLSWAQGDSKGGYKVPSLIGVYWRAPYLHDGGVAVGSSLKETGIPKTIIKGKPANPYNSLLAMIDRDLRQKVIKSNSESPDLKAVRVTGKGHEFWIDAKSGFSKQEQKALIHYLIHADMPEKQEIK, from the coding sequence ATGATGAATAAACATAAGTGGTTAGCCGCAATTGCTATCATCGCAATTTTAGCCGTTATTGGCTATTTCACGGTCAGACACCTTGAACCGGAATATGCCTATATGCCTCCTAAAGAAAAAGTCATCTCAAAAGAAAAACGATTGCACGGATACGATTTATGGGGGGCATTTACACCGGATAAGCCCGCGTCCGCAGGGGAGGGAGCTGTAAAGGTTGATGACCGCCTTCTTGACTTGGGACGTGAGACATTTTATAAGGAAACATTCGGAAACGAGGTGTTTTTGACGGATATCGTCGGACTGCTTGACGGTCCCATTACAGCTGCCAACATGACGAAAGCCATTGCTGGATTGAAAGGGAAAGGGACGACAAACTTGCGCATCGAATTGGCGGAAACGGTTAAGGTCGGCGGGAAAACCTTTAAAAAAGGCGAGAAGATCGACACCGGCATTGATGTTGCAAAAGGGGCATACGCGCCCCTTGGCATGCCTTTTAAATACGCTGACGGAAAAATCAAAGCCGGCATCAGCTGTGCGGCCTGCCACGCCACAGTTGATTCGAAAACGATGAAGGTGATGGAAGGCGTGACAAACTCAGATTTAAATACAGGGCTGATGCTGGCGCTGGCGACGAACTCAGCTGCATATTTTACACATGCCGAAATTCATAATATTAAACAATTTATGAATGATAAAAGCCCTGTGATCACCGCAAGAAACGGCAAAAAAGAACGCCTCCCCGATCCGGACCGCCTCGAAGATGCAGTCGATCGTATTTTCCTGAAGTGGCCGAGAGGTTTTTTCGATTCAACGATCGATATGAAAAGCAATCCCACGCAGATTCCAGATGCCTATACATTGGGCGACCATCCGTACAGCTGGAGCGGTGTGGCAATGGCCGGGCCGTTTAAAGGCTTGACTGTGTTCAGCAATAATGTTCATGCGCAAAATTCGGACAGCCTCTCACAATCTCCGGCAAGCCGGGCGCTTTTCGGAATGAGCGAAGATGTTTATATCGGGACGATCCTGCAAAGGGCTCCCGCCTCAACATACAGGTATCAGCCGAAAAAAGGGGAAAGTCCGACCGCGTTTTTCAAAAAAGCAGACCCCACTCCCGGAGTACCGGGCGTCAACCAAATGGTCAAGCCGCCGAGCTTTCCTAAAATCACTCTGGCGGCGCCCGACGGCGTGCATGTGAGCTCGCCCGGACGAAATGTAAATGAAGAAAACAACGCTGTGTCTGCCTGGCAAAATACACTTAGACCGCCTGAACCGCGGCAAAAAACCGACGGCCAAACCATCAGGCGCGGCAGGCGCGTTTTTGAACAAGCAGGCTGCATATCCTGTCATGCCGGCCGGTATTTGACGAACAACAAGGTCATCTCGGCTGAAACGATCGGGACCGAGCCGACAAGGGCGCAGTCTTTTAAGAAAGCAGAAAGCATATTCGGGAAAAGCCTTGTCCATTCGCCTGACACACCGGTGCCTCTGCCGCGCAAGCCGGAGGTTCTGAAAGTCCCGACAGCCGGATTTGACCCCGAACAGATCAAGCTTTCGTGGGCGCAGGGTGATTCCAAAGGCGGGTATAAAGTGCCGAGTCTGATTGGCGTTTACTGGCGCGCTCCTTATTTGCACGACGGAGGGGTTGCAGTTGGGAGCTCATTGAAAGAAACAGGCATACCAAAGACGATTATCAAAGGTAAGCCGGCGAACCCTTATAACAGTTTATTGGCGATGATCGACAGAGACTTAAGACAGAAGGTCATCAAAAGCAATTCGGAATCGCCCGACTTAAAAGCAGTCAGAGTAACCGGCAAAGGGCATGAATTTTGGATCGACGCCAAAAGCGGCTTTTCCAAACAGGAGCAAAAAGCGTTGATCCATTATTTAATCCATGCCGATATGCCTGAAAAGCAAGAAATAAAATGA